From uncultured Fusobacterium sp.:
GGATTTTTAAATTCTATAACAGTTGTAATATTACATGCAATATAAAAAGTTGAAGCAACTCCAATAAGAGATGTTCCAATAGTTATCCATAAAGCTAATATTGCTATTTTGAGATTTTTTTCTTCATTTGTCAAAAACTTTGATTGTTTTATCTCTTTTAATTCATTAGAAATATAAAAATCTGAATATAAATTATAATAAATCATTCTTACAGTTGAAACTTCTAAATTTATTTTTATTGTATCATCGTGATTGTATAAATTATAACTATAATTTTCTCTATAGTTATCTATAATTTTTTTCGTTTTTATAAATCTAAATAGATTATTTTTTTTTAAAAATTCAAACAAAAAAAATAGTTCATATATTTTATTTTTGTCTTCTGAAAAATTTTTTGAATGAATAAAAATTTCATTTTTGGTTATGAAAATTCCTACATTTTTATAATTTTTTTCTAAAATTTCTTCAAATAGATCTCTAAATAAAACATCAGTATTATTTGATTTAAACTCTACAATAGTCTTTATAATTTTCTTTTGAATTTTATTATAAGCCATTTTTATTTTCCTTAAACTCTATTTCCAAGTTATTATTTATATATTCAAATTTAGCAATTATAAATTTTCTCATATATTTTTCTGTTAATCCATTTTTCCCTTTTTCATCCTGAACTATAATAAAATTTTTTATTTTATATTCTTTTTTTAAAATTTCTATATCTCTTATTGCTTCTAAAAAATGAACTTTATCATTTACTCCTGTTAATAATTCTTCTTTTGATATATAATAATCATTATTTTCTGAAGCTAAATTAGAATTCTTTTCTTCTGATTTATCAATTTTTATAAAATTCAAACTATTTTTTTTATTATAGGAATCTACAAATTTTTTTATTTCTTCTGAAAAAATTTTCTTTTTATCTTCTGCCTTTAAATTAATAACTATATAATCATATATATAATTATAATACCTTACTACAGAAAAAATATATTTAAAAATTTCTTCTTTTAATTTATCATTAGCAATACCTTTATCTATTATTTTTTCTTGTAACAAGCTTGAAGCAATTTCATTTTCAGTTAAATAAATTTTCTCTATATTCTTTATTTTTTCGTTCCCTAAAATATAATTTTTTCTTAAAGTGATAAAGTTTATTTTTTCTCTTAATGCATCTTCAACTAAAAGATGTAATCTATTTTTTAAAATAATTTTCTCTTTATTTTTAAAATCTATTATTATATCTACCGCATCTCCTGTGTTTAAAAAGAGAGGCAACGATATTTCAAATTCTTCCGGAATAAACTCTTCACAATCAATTAAATTTTGATATACTGGTATTATCAATTCCTCTAAAATAAATTTTTTATAATCCATATTTTATTACTCCTCATTTTTTAAAGACATAAATTTTGACGCCTCATATATATATTAGTATACTTATGTTTTTTCAAAAAATCTATTATTTTTTCTGGAATATTTTTAGTTTTATCTGTAAAAATTTTTTCTAATTCTATTCCTTCTGCAGTTCCAGGCGAACTTGTCATACAATTACTAATAACTTCTCCATTTTCATTAATTCTATCTACAGATATTTTCCAATATTTTTTCCCTTTATTTCCAGATAATCGTTCTAGAAATTTTACTTTCTCTTTAATATAAATTATTGAGATTAAATAGAATCTTTTATTAGTTATACAGTAATAGTGAAAATGAAACATCATATTTTCAATAAAGTCTTCTGAGTAATTATCTATGATCAATTTATCACATTCACATTTATTTTTAGTGGTTAAAGGAATTTTCATGTAATTGTTATCTATTTTTTTTATTTTATTAAATTCTTTTTTTCTTAACTTCTTAAATTCAATAGTACCATCTTCTTTTATAAATATATTATGTTTGCTTGCTATTTTAAAATCATTATATCTAATTTTTATTTCTCCCTTCATCTCTTTTTCAATTCTCTCAACTGCTCCAATAACTTAATATCTAAGCTTGGATTCTCTATATAATCATCAATATAGTCATATAAAAGCTCTACAGCAAACTTATTAGCCTCTTCTTCTAAAATACTTCTTCTAATAATTCTAGTATTTTTTAAGAAAAAATTAACTTCATCTAATTGATGATATAAACAATGCCCTAATTCATGTGCACACACAAATGTTTGAGAAAAATAATCTAAATTCTCATTTATGCATATTAACTTCTTTCTCATTCTTTTGATTGAATAACCTTTTATTTCCCCAAGATCTGCAAATATAACTAATATTCCGAGGTATCTGCATAGTTTAAAGGGATTACTGGTTCCATACTTCTTTTTAAGATTTTTAACTCTTAATGGAATATTCATAGTATCACCTTTAAATTACTTTTTTCTTTTATTAGCTAATTTAATTTCAAAAAAAGCATCTTGAAGAGAATTGAAAAATTTTTCCTTGTCTTCAAAAGAAACACCTTCATCTTGAAAGTATAAAACAGAATCATTCATAAAATCTTCATACTGATCTTTTTCTCTTTTATTCAATTTTTTTATTCTAGGATCAACTTCATTATCTAAATATCCAAGTTGTTGAAATATACTAACATAATCTATACCATTAACTTTACATAATGCTCTTAAAAATTTAGGATTCATATTTTTTACAGTTCCATTTTCATAACGAGAAATATTACTAGCATCTAAATCAATATTATAATCGTTTTTTAACATTAACTGAATATCATCTAAACTATAATTATTTTCTTTTCTTTTTTCTTTAATGATGCTTCCAATTTTTTTATTAAGTTCGTTATTCATTTTGCTCCCTCCTTACTTCTCAATATAATTATATTATATTTTTTGCGAATCCACAAAAAAACTTCTTGCGTTTTCGCTGAGTAAGTGTTATAATTTTATTGCAATAACGCAAAGATGTGTTAAATTTTTTTAAATAAATATTTGCGAATTTGCAAAAGGAGGAGCAATGATAGCCTGGATTAAGAGATTGTTAAACTTTAAGATTAAGTTTTCGGAGGTGAAAACAAATGATAGAAATAGCTAATAAAATAATTGAAAGTATTGAATTCTTTGAACTTCAAGAAAAATGTACAGGACCTGATGATCCTTGGGAAAAGGTTAAAGAGGACTTCTTATATGAAGCGAAAAGAGGAAACAGTAATTCTAATTTTTGGAGTTTAGTTCGTTATTATTCTGAGATTTTAGAATGTTACACATGTTAAAAGAAAATAAAAAAACTCTTTCTACTGGCATAGAAAGAGCTTCCAAAGTGATAACACTAATCCTAAATTAATGTTATCATATTTCACTTTAAAAATCAACTTTTTTTAATCTATAGGAGAGTGAGAGTATGAGAGTTAGAAAAATTGGGAAATATTGGTTTTGTTCTATTAAGGTTAATAATGAATGGGTAATTGGAAAAGGTATCACACTTCCAGATGCACATGCTGAATTAAAAAAGGCAGGTGTTGATCTATGGAAATAATTGATATTAAATTATCATTCAAAGGATATCTACTTGCTGAAATAAAATTTGATAGTGGGAAGATTGGAACTGTAAGAGTACTTAAAAATAAGCTGGATTCAACACTAAATACTAAAACTCAACAAAGAATTTTAAATCTTTTAAGAGAGAAAGGGTATAAGTGGTTAGAGTCAAGATTCTTTGAAGAGAAACGTAAAAGAGATGTCGAGACTGATGAGTATTTGATAACAGTCTATAAAGAAAATATGGCAGAGTTAAAAGAAGTATGGCATGTTCTTAAAGGTTTCTTATTTGTTCAGGAGGTAGCTTAATATGAGTATTTATAAAAAATTATTAACAGTTCAAACAGCAGTAAAGGGATTAGGTAAAGATAAAAAAAGTTATGGTTATGATTATGTAACTGGAAATAAATTATTAAACTTTATTAAACCAATTTTAAATGAGCAGGGATTGATTTTAAAACAAGAGATCAGTTCAGTTGATACAGAGGTTGTAAATTATAGCTCAAAGCAAGGTGAAAAGACAGAGGTGCTTTATAAAGTATGGTTAGATTTCACTTGGGTAGATGTTGAAACTGGTGAAAAGGATGTAAATAAATTCTTTGCAACTGGTATGAATGGATTTGAAAAAGGATTAGGTAGTGCATTAACCTATGCTGAAAGATACTTCTTATTGAAATACTTTCATATAGCTACTGATGAAGATGATATAGATAATCCTGAAAGAAAAAATGATGCTCCTATTACTCCAAAGATAAAAGTTATAGGAGAAGAAAAAGCTAAGGAAATGGAAAACTATATTATAAATAATCCTAGAAGATATAAAAATGGGATTAATGATATATTAGCTTATTTTAAGATAAAAAATTTAAAAGATCTTAAAGTTGAAGATTTTGAAAGACTTGTTACTTGTCAATTTCATATAGAAAGATTAACAGCTTGAGTTTTGAATGGGCTCTCTAAATAATTAGAGAGCTTATTAAAAACTTAAAAAAGGAGGTGACATAATGTCAGCAGGATTTTTCCAATTAGAAAATATAGTGGTGGAAGGATATAGAGATGATGCTAATGACCCAATTAAAAAAGAGGTTTTTAGTAATATCTATGAAAAGATGATTTACATTGTATTATCTCGCCATGCAAATAATAACAATGGTGTAGCTTATCCAAGCGTAGCTACTATAGCCAAAGAAGCTTTATGCAGTGTTACAACTGTGAAAAAGTGTATTAAAACTTTAGAAAATAAAGGACTTATATCTAAAACTTTAAGACCTAAATCAAATAAAGATAATAACACTAATTTATACATAATAAAAAAATTATCTGAAGTATTTAAAGATATTTTTTTACCTCAGTCACAAGGCGACGTAGCTCAGTCACAGGATGACTACAAAGAAGAACTACATAAAAATAACTATATAGAAGATCATGATAATAACAATTTTCATGCCAAAACTAAATTTTCTAAAAAAGTAAATCCTGACCTTGATACTTTTGAAGATCTATTTAAAAAAATTGGAATAAGTTTTACTACTAAAAATCAATTATCAGTGAAAGCTTTATTAAAGAAAATGTCAGTTAAACAAGTAACTAACTATTTAATAGAAACTTATGAAAATATTAAAAACTCTCCTGGAGTTATTAATATAGCTGGTCTTTTTTCTATGAAAATAGCTAAACAAGAAAGGCAGATGACTAAAACTGTTAGACAAAATATAGCTGCTAAAGAAAAAGAGATTGAAGCAACTAAACAATTTGAAAAAAGAATACATTTAAATGATCCTATAACAGTATTTAATTCCCTTTCTCCCTCAGAGAGATTAAAGGTTGAAAAAAAGGCTCTATCAATGTTTATAGCTCAATCATCAGCTGATGAAAAGATAATGCTTACAATGAGGGAAAGAAACAATTTAATGTATTTGAATACTATAAAACTTCAATTAGAAAAGGCTTTAAAAGTAGAGGAAAGGTGATTAATAGTGGTAAGTGAAGAAATTCTACATTTTTTTAAAACATTAAGATTAGATTCTCAACATTTGAAAAAGTTAGAAAACTGGGAAAGAAAATTCATTGTTGAAAGAGCTGAAGAGTTAAAAATAGAAGGGGTTAAAGAATTTCTACAAGGCTCTTGTAGATTGATTGCTCCTAAAAGAAAGAAGGAAAAAAATGAGGAAACTAAAAACAAAAGAGAAGAAAAAAGAAGAATTTGACATTGTAAAGCATCGAGAACAAGCTATGTTAAATGCCCAAAGAATTCTTGAAAAAGAAGATGATTTTAAATTATTTGCAGCAATAATTAAAAATTCAGATTCTATGCCTATGCCTGTTGTTACAAGTACAGCAGCTATATTAGCATCTATCACATCAGCTAGTTTTATAAAAGATAAAAATAAAAAAGCTAAAGCTGAAAATACAATTAGAATACAAGCAACTAAATATCTTCATGAAATTGCTGGTGAATTACTTCCAAATGCTAATACTCATATATTTATGCTACTGTTAGAGTTAAATGAAATTATTTCAGACTATACAGAAGCTGAAAGCAAGTTAGGAACTGCTTTGGAAGAGCTAGCTTTAAAACATGATTATGATGCTGCTAAGGAACTATTATTAACTAAAACTAATTTTTTAGTAAAACCAATTAAAGAGGTTTTAGGATATGAACCTGCATTTACTGGTAAACCTAAAGAAAAAGCTCAGGATTGCCTTAACTGGCTCTCTAAGACAATGGTTAGAATGCTTAAATATAATAGTCCTGTTATTATCCATGAAACTCTTTATAACTCATTAGATAGTAATTTAGAAAAAACTTTAAATGAAATAAATAATAATTTTTCATTCACTAAAGATGCAATAAGACTTTTCAAAGATGAAACTATTTTACTAAAAGAATTAGTTACTAGAGTTAAATTAATAAAAGGCTGGTTAAAAAAATTAGAAGTTGAAAATAAAGCTATTTCCCCTCTTGAATATAAAAAAGATTTAAGCCATTTAAAAAATACTTTAACAAGGATCATAAGCTTCTTTACTATCATTTATAACTTGTTAAATTATGGTGAAGAAGAGGGAGAAAGCAAATTAAATTTTGTATAAATGGAGGAAAAATGAAGTTACTAACAAATGATGAGATTTTAGAGATCTTAGAAGGAACAATAAGAAATTTAATACCTTATGCAATTATAACATTGGATACTAAAGAAGCTCCAGGTGGTGTTATTTTAAC
This genomic window contains:
- a CDS encoding helix-turn-helix domain-containing protein, yielding MSAGFFQLENIVVEGYRDDANDPIKKEVFSNIYEKMIYIVLSRHANNNNGVAYPSVATIAKEALCSVTTVKKCIKTLENKGLISKTLRPKSNKDNNTNLYIIKKLSEVFKDIFLPQSQGDVAQSQDDYKEELHKNNYIEDHDNNNFHAKTKFSKKVNPDLDTFEDLFKKIGISFTTKNQLSVKALLKKMSVKQVTNYLIETYENIKNSPGVINIAGLFSMKIAKQERQMTKTVRQNIAAKEKEIEATKQFEKRIHLNDPITVFNSLSPSERLKVEKKALSMFIAQSSADEKIMLTMRERNNLMYLNTIKLQLEKALKVEER
- a CDS encoding ImmA/IrrE family metallo-endopeptidase produces the protein MNIPLRVKNLKKKYGTSNPFKLCRYLGILVIFADLGEIKGYSIKRMRKKLICINENLDYFSQTFVCAHELGHCLYHQLDEVNFFLKNTRIIRRSILEEEANKFAVELLYDYIDDYIENPSLDIKLLEQLRELKKR
- a CDS encoding ERF family protein — encoded protein: MSIYKKLLTVQTAVKGLGKDKKSYGYDYVTGNKLLNFIKPILNEQGLILKQEISSVDTEVVNYSSKQGEKTEVLYKVWLDFTWVDVETGEKDVNKFFATGMNGFEKGLGSALTYAERYFLLKYFHIATDEDDIDNPERKNDAPITPKIKVIGEEKAKEMENYIINNPRRYKNGINDILAYFKIKNLKDLKVEDFERLVTCQFHIERLTA
- a CDS encoding helix-turn-helix domain-containing protein translates to MNNELNKKIGSIIKEKRKENNYSLDDIQLMLKNDYNIDLDASNISRYENGTVKNMNPKFLRALCKVNGIDYVSIFQQLGYLDNEVDPRIKKLNKREKDQYEDFMNDSVLYFQDEGVSFEDKEKFFNSLQDAFFEIKLANKRKK